AAGACCCCAAGAATTAATGCATATCAGAAAGTACATAAATGTGCGATGTTCGAGTCGAATCTGAAGAAAGCAACGGGCAGAGCTCATCCAGTCGAACCTGATGGAAGCAAGATGACCGACAAGGCCTATACCTGACACTACTCTTTGACATTAGATCGGTCATTTCAACTCGCCATGTCCAAATTGTCCTCTCTGGGAATGAAACCAATGCGCAGATTATAAATCGTAAAAGGCACATCTGGTACTTCCTGCGGCAAGTATTCTTCCAATCCACTTAATTTAGCAATGAAATTGATGCTAGGTGGAAGACTTGAAACTAGTTGAAGCATCACAGAGCTAGCTTCCATTCCACTGAGAATAAAAGCAGATAAATTATTCATTGGGAGGTCCGAGCCTCTTTACGATCCCGCGTTTGAGACGAACACGAGTACAAAAAATcggtttcttttcttttcctattcTGTTGCTGGACAGTAATCTCAAACCTACCGTTAATATGTCAAAGCATTAACAATCTCCACAATGATCCCAAAAGGAACagagaaatatatttataggAGATAAATATAACTgtctaaataaataacttCATCATACAACAGTATGAAAGAGTTGAACCTTGATCGCCGTGAAACCAAATCTTACTGGgaccagctgcaagaaaaccaGATCCTGATGAAGAAGAACTCGAGCTACAAAAGTACGATACTCTTTCGGGATAGTTCGACTTGAGGAAGATGAAGCATACATATTAATCCTCGAGGCGCTTCTTATCACAAGCCTCCCTCGCTTCCAGGAGATCAGGGCAGTACCGCTTCGAAAGGATCTCCACCTGTTCAGCAAAGGATTCCGTCTGGTACTCCCCGATGTGCCTGACCATCTGCACCCAACGTCTCCGGCAAACTTCCCCTGATCTATTCTCGATAAGACAATCCCAATCAACATCTTCCATTGAGCAAGCATCTAAGGCGACGAGGGCATCGAGGAGCCGATAATCATCAGCATCTGCCCATATTTTTTCGGCCACCATGGGAGAAGTCAACTGGTCGTACCATTTTTGGCAGCAGGTTGCATTAGTTCGTGTGGACAACTTCTGGCTTATAGCTTCCCAACAGATATTATCTTTCAGCATCCCGTGCTTCCAGACCTTTTCTTCCATAGCCTTCATTTGCAAGTCCTTGTTCACTAGTTCGAACAGAGACTGGTACTCCTCTTGGGTCCACTGTCCattcttcttgttgagaagtTTTATCCTCCGCCACGTGTCCTTTACATGAATCCTGTGCTTACTCATAGCGTCAGCTAGGGTTCTCCAGTCTGATCCGTGCTCTTCATGGTACTTCTTGATGAGTTCATACTCTTCTTGAGTCCAGGAACGAGTCTCACTCCTCTCAAACAATATATGTGCTCGATAATAGACACTCGTAAAAGGCCTCCACGGTAAAGCAGCCCCTATTTCCTTCCAACAATGCCTGGTTTCAGCATGCCCTTTACAGCGTAGAATCATGTCCAGACCATTTTCACCAAGCCCATGATCCTCTATATACTTGTAAACAGCCTTCTTGACCAGTTCATCTTCTTCCGGTGAGAATCGCTTGCCTCGCACCAGTtggtctttttcttttacatttcCTTCACTTGGGCTGTCCAAGGAAGGAAAAATCTCCACTTCATCAGCAAACCGAACTTTCCGAGATGATCCTTTCACAAGCTTGTCCTTCTTGCccttctcctcttcctttttcttcttgtttttcttctctttctcctccttctgcttctctttcttcttcttcttcttcttctcctccttcttcttcttctcctcctcctcctcctcctcctcctgcttctctttcttcttcttcttccttttctcctcctcctccttcttgtTATTCCCTATACCTGAATCAAGTTGATTGGTTGTATCTTCATCTACTCCGTGTTTactctcttccttcttcttcttaccCTTTTTCATGATTACCTGTCCTTCCCCTACACCAACCCAATCAGAATCCCCCAAGTTTTGCTtgtgtttcttcttctttttcttgctTTTAACCCCTTCTAATCCACTCCTTACATAACCATTATCCTCATGGGCAGAGGTCTCCTTCTCATATCTCTCAGTTGTCGCCTCATTCTGAGAATCCTCCAGCTTCAAAGGGTCAACATCGGGCTCAGCTCTAGCCTCAGTCTCCTTGcgaatcttcttcttttccttccgAGGCCTCTCAAGCTCCGCCTCTCGATCGGCGTTTAGCTccattttcctcttcttccttcgCTCGCTTTTACTTTCATCATCAACAGCCCCCTTCCCATTCTCAGAAGCATTACCAGCAGAATCAAGCCCGTTATCAATGCTGCTCTTCTCATgctttctcttcctcttttttctttcatgcCCGCTTAATTCGACAACATCTTCCCCTCTATTTGCATCTGAATTTTCAGCGGGGCAAGCGCCCCGGTCCTGATCAGTTATACCGTGCTTCTTCCGTTTCCTTTCTTCAGATTTCTTACCCATGCAAACAACTGAATCTCAATGCTTCCAAGGACTGAGGCAAACCAAGCAACCAACCAATTTCAGATTCCGTAAACACCTAAATCAGAAACAAATCAAGCAGTAGCAAACCAGCCATCATTCGTACCTCTAATTCAACAGTAAGTAATCGGATTCCCCACCTCTGTGAGAATGACACAGACTCCGTGTAGCTGCAATCCAGAGCTTAGAAGTCAGGAAGGACGATCGAGCTGAGGCGAGCAGTGACTCGTTGATGGTGATGGAGAGACAACCGAGCCGGCCCAAAGGTTGACGGCTGTCCTCCGTATGTGTGCTGGAACGGACTGAAAGAGCCGAGCCCCCCCTCTTGTCCGCCGGTCTCCTGTGTGTTTTCTCTCTGCCGTGAAGAAAGA
Above is a window of Punica granatum isolate Tunisia-2019 chromosome 7, ASM765513v2, whole genome shotgun sequence DNA encoding:
- the LOC116214790 gene encoding transcription termination factor 1, producing MGKKSEERKRKKHGITDQDRGACPAENSDANRGEDVVELSGHERKKRKRKHEKSSIDNGLDSAGNASENGKGAVDDESKSERRKKRKMELNADREAELERPRKEKKKIRKETEARAEPDVDPLKLEDSQNEATTERYEKETSAHEDNGYVRSGLEGVKSKKKKKKHKQNLGDSDWVGVGEGQVIMKKGKKKKEESKHGVDEDTTNQLDSGIGNNKKEEEEKRKKKKKEKQEEEEEEEEKKKKEEKKKKKKKEKQKEEKEKKNKKKKEEEKGKKDKLVKGSSRKVRFADEVEIFPSLDSPSEGNVKEKDQLVRGKRFSPEEDELVKKAVYKYIEDHGLGENGLDMILRCKGHAETRHCWKEIGAALPWRPFTSVYYRAHILFERSETRSWTQEEYELIKKYHEEHGSDWRTLADAMSKHRIHVKDTWRRIKLLNKKNGQWTQEEYQSLFELVNKDLQMKAMEEKVWKHGMLKDNICWEAISQKLSTRTNATCCQKWYDQLTSPMVAEKIWADADDYRLLDALVALDACSMEDVDWDCLIENRSGEVCRRRWVQMVRHIGEYQTESFAEQVEILSKRYCPDLLEAREACDKKRLED